ACACTCCAAACCTGAGAAATTTTGTATCCCAGGCTAAAGATTTTACTTACTCGGGAATAGATGTTGTAGGGAAGGAATATGATTTTGTTCTACTCCCGTTTCCGGATGAGCCGTCAGCCAGGAAGTTTATAGTGCCTTTCAGGGCCGATCTTGTTGAAGTATGGGGAATAAAAAAAGGAGACCTTGTAACTGGCCGTCCTGCAGGTCCTGGGTGCCCGGTCTACCATGCTCTTAGAGTTCTGAGTGCAAATCCGGTTACGGGCGTAATCGAGTGTCATACTGTGGGCCCAATGGAAGCACGAAAAGAAGATGTTCATGATGTACAGGCATATCACGTCCATGCTTTTGAAGGAGTTGCCAGTCCTGTAAAA
The Methanosarcina thermophila TM-1 genome window above contains:
- a CDS encoding (Fe-S)-binding protein, which gives rise to MNKWTPPGKNCGACGSQTCSGFVDRLEGGLAEPSLCPFYSKEKTRSQENIMSLGNTPNLRNFVSQAKDFTYSGIDVVGKEYDFVLLPFPDEPSARKFIVPFRADLVEVWGIKKGDLVTGRPAGPGCPVYHALRVLSANPVTGVIECHTVGPMEARKEDVHDVQAYHVHAFEGVASPVKKPPVFGTRQYFLPGNCMIGLAHTALVNMVFQKSFGTHVRLEDIRIL